In the Pontibacillus sp. HMF3514 genome, CCCGATCGATGAATCTCTTTTAGACCAAGTAATAAATAAGGGGCTTTCTATATATACTTGCCATGCGCCTATGGATTATCATAAAACTTTAGGCACAAGTCAAGCAATTGCGGAAGAAATGAAAGTAGAAATAACAGAAAGATTTATTCATAATGAAAGACATGACGATATTGGAATAATCGGAAACATAAAACCAACCCATACAGATAGCTTAATAAAACAACTTCAAAGTATTTTTGATATTCCTTATGTAGATTTTGAAGGAAACAAAATAGAGGTGAAAAAAGTGGCAATTGTTGCTGGTTGTGGTGATAAAACAAAGTGGATGCAAATCGCTGAGGATAGAGGAGTAGATGCTTATATCTCTGGTGAAATTCATTGCCATATAGATAATGATTACGGAAAGAAAAGATATGACGAAGTTAAAAACTATGCAAAACATACTAAAATGTCATTAATAGGTGTTTCGCATTCTGCTTCAGAGTATTTAGTAAAGAAAACTTTAATGTATCGTTGGTTTGAAAAGAATTTTAATTTTAAAAGCATTAATTTAATTCCCCAAAAAGAATGGTGGCTATAACTAATGGCAATATAATGGCATTTTATGATTTATCTCGAATTCAAGTGTTCATTTATAGGGCGCAATTCTGGAGTAAGGAAAGACCGTTTTTTATTTATCTTGATATATTATAACCTAGGTTTAACTGGATATTTGTTTGTTATAAGAATTGAATTAGTTGTGAGAAAATGTACTTATACTAACGGCTAGTTGAGTTAAAAAGAGAAGTACGAAATGTGGTGATGTTATGAATGATAATTCTTCCTATCAATGTTGTTTTTGTGATAAGAGGATAATATCAAAAAAACCAGATATTACTTCAATTATAGTAGTATCTAATTGGGATAAGGCTAGTGATACTCAGCAGGAACAACAAATGTTTTGTCATATGGAATGTTTGAAGAAATCAGTTTCAGACAATTTCCCTTTATATATCGCTGATTTAGAAGATTAAAATGTGTGAAAATGAATTTAAACTATTTGGTTAGGGTAAACGTTCATTTTGATAATTATATTGAATTCAAGTATTCAGTTAAAGGGCGCGTTTGTTTAAATAGGGTCATATTAACAGGATGCTGGAAAAATAATTGTTTTAGTCGATATACTAACTATGCAGTTACCTTGAGAAGTTAAATGGAAAAATCTATAGTAAACTTAGCTGACAAAGAGGTGTTCGTTTTGAAGTTACTAAAATTTATGTTTGGGGATATGAATAAAAGAAACTTATTTACTAAGGGTTTGTACATATTTTTAATATTATATTATTTTGGAGCGTTAGTTTGGAATTTGTATATTTTAATAGATGGAGAAAATTATCAGAATCCACCTAATTTGATCTTATTTATTCTGGTATTATTAATTGGGCCATTAGGTGTTCGGGCAGTGTATAAGAAGTTTAATAATATATTTTAAATTGGGATAATAGGCTATTAATTAATCCTTTACTGCTATTATCTCGAAATCATGTCTTCAGCAATAGGGCGCTTATGTGGAACTATGAAAGTCCATGAACATGCAGTCTAATGGGGAGTTCAATTAAGTATTAATTCTTATATAATTGAATAAAGCAAGTATTAAGTACACTCTCCAAGGTCATACTAGATTCAAGATTAATTGGATTATAACCTTGGGGAGTGAATTAGTATGCTTTTATCTGATGTATGGCATAAATATCAACTAGATAAAAAGATTGAAGGTTATTCACCTTTAACATTGAAATCGTATTGCTACCAGTACAATACACTACTGAGTCATTTTGGGGACGTTGAGGTGAATACTCTTACTACTGACCAATTAAAAAATTATTTGGTTGAAGAAGGTGAACATCTGAAGCCATCCAGTATGGGGCATAGAGTACGTTGCCTTAGATCTCTATTTAAGTGGACATATGAAGAAGGATTCATACAGATGGATCCAGCAACAAAATTGAAAGAACCTAAAATAGGTAAAAGAATCCCAAAGTTTTTATCAGAGTTAGAGATAGAACATTTGAGAGAAGCTTGCCATACTTCTATGGAAAATGCGCTATTCGAGTTCTTTTATTCTACAGGATGTCGTATAGGTGAGGTCGTAAAGTTGAATCGAGATGACATTAACTTTGCTACCAATTCTGTCATTGTTCATGGTAAGGGTGACAAGGAAAGAGAAGTGTACTTTAATACTCGCTGCTCTCTGTGGTTAAAAAGATATTTAGAAGAACGTGAAGATGAGTATGATTGCTTGTTCATTACAGAAAGAAGACCGAGGAAGAGAATGAGTATTGATAATATACGATACATTATTAAACGGATCTCTTGCCGAGCAGGTATCAATAAAAATATACATCCCCACCAACTTCGACACAGTTATGCAACACA is a window encoding:
- the xerA gene encoding site-specific tyrosine recombinase/integron integrase gives rise to the protein MLLSDVWHKYQLDKKIEGYSPLTLKSYCYQYNTLLSHFGDVEVNTLTTDQLKNYLVEEGEHLKPSSMGHRVRCLRSLFKWTYEEGFIQMDPATKLKEPKIGKRIPKFLSELEIEHLREACHTSMENALFEFFYSTGCRIGEVVKLNRDDINFATNSVIVHGKGDKEREVYFNTRCSLWLKRYLEEREDEYDCLFITERRPRKRMSIDNIRYIIKRISCRAGINKNIHPHQLRHSYATHMINNGAPVEVIQSLLGHEKSETTKLYAQLSGKMRHDLYTKYF
- a CDS encoding Nif3-like dinuclear metal center hexameric protein encodes the protein MVNLEDIVRDLDAKFEIERFGKDPAFSRFIPQVYAGKVDWKEKFEPKFNELFNGLMIKGNPNVQNLFLAVFPTKDVLESFISKGAAGDLLFMHHPLLMECGDPNGKWGRGFVPIDESLLDQVINKGLSIYTCHAPMDYHKTLGTSQAIAEEMKVEITERFIHNERHDDIGIIGNIKPTHTDSLIKQLQSIFDIPYVDFEGNKIEVKKVAIVAGCGDKTKWMQIAEDRGVDAYISGEIHCHIDNDYGKKRYDEVKNYAKHTKMSLIGVSHSASEYLVKKTLMYRWFEKNFNFKSINLIPQKEWWL